A single genomic interval of Lathyrus oleraceus cultivar Zhongwan6 chromosome 7, CAAS_Psat_ZW6_1.0, whole genome shotgun sequence harbors:
- the LOC127107282 gene encoding cyanogenic beta-glucosidase, with translation MALFDLKLFLLLSLLSIITRIIDALQPLRLGLHDFSDFNRSSFPPYFVFGTASSAFQYEGAAFEDGKGPSIWDTFTHEYPEKIRDGGNGDVADDAYHRYKEDIGLIKDLNMDAYRFSIAWSRVLPKGKVCRGVNREGIKYYNNLINELLANDLQPYVTLFHWDVPQALEDEYDGFLSPQIVDDFRDYAELCYKEFGDRVKHWITLNEPWSVSMNAYAYGKFAPGRCSDWLNLNCLGGDSGTEPYLTAHYQLLAHSAATKLYKTKYQPIQSGVIGITLLSHWYEPASKSKEDINAAKRGLDFMFGWFMDPITHGNYPKSMRSLVGSRLPKFTKEESEQLKGSFDFLGLNYYSSSYAANAPHLRNAAQPAIQTDSLINATFVKNGKPLGPMSASSWLCIYPRGFGQLMLYVKNKYNNPLIYITENGRDEFNDPTLPLEEALLDTYRIDYYYRHLYYVQSAIRDGVNVRGYFAWSLLDNHEWESGFSLRFGLVFVDYENDLKRIPKLSAHWFKRFLARSSLEKCSL, from the exons ATGGCACTATTTGATCTCAAACTCTTTCTGTTACTCTCTCTATTATCCATCATTACTCGCATCATCGATGCTCTTCAACCTCTTCGTCTTGGTCTTCACGACTTTTCTGATTTCAATCGGAGCAGTTTCCCGCCATACTTCGTTTTTGGAACAGCCTCTTCTGCATTTCAG TATGAAGGTGCAGCATTTGAAGATGGAAAAGGACCTAGTATTTGGGATACTTTCACTCATGAATATCCAG AAAAAATAAGAGATGGAGGTAATGGAGATGTAGCTGACGACGCGTATCATCGGTATAAG GAAGATATTGGACTGATAAAGGATTTGAATATGGATGCGTATAGATTTTCGATTGCTTGGTCTAGAGTTCTACCGA AAGGAAAGGTTTGTCGAGGTGTAAACCGCGAGGGAATAAAATACTACAACAATCTCATCAACGAACTATTGGCTAATG ATTTGCAGCCATATGTGACGCTTTTCCATTGGGACGTTCCGCAAGCCTTAGAGGATGAGTATGATGGATTTTTAAGCCCTCAAATTGT AGATGATTTTAGGGACTATGCTGAACTTTGCTACAAGGAATTTGGTGATAGGGTGAAACATTGGATTACTTTGAATGAACCATGGAGCGTGAGCATGAATGCTTATGCTTATGGAAAGTTTGCGCCGGGTCGATGTTCAGATTGGTTGAATCTGAATTGCTTAGGAGGTGATTCAGGGACAGAACCATATTTGACTGCACATTACCAGCTTCTTGCTCATTCTGCTGCTACAAAACTGTACAAGACCAAGTATCAG CCAATTCAAAGCGGTGTGATAGGGATTACGTTACTCTCACACTGGTATGAGCCGGCTTCTAAATCGAAAGAAGATATTAATGCTGCAAAACGAGGCCTCGATTTCATGTTTGGATG GTTTATGGATCCAATTACACATGGCAACTATCCAAAAAGCATGCGATCTTTGGTGGGAAGTAGGCTACCGAAGTTCACCAAAGAAGAATCGGAGCAACTTAAGGGGTCCTTCGACTTTCTAGGCCTAAACTATTACTCATCCTCTTATGCTGCTAACGCACCTCACCTGCGCAATGCTGCGCAACCGGCCATACAAACTGATTCTCTTATTAATGCTACAT TTGTAAAAAATGGCAAGCCCCTTGGTCCAATG TCTGCTTCGAGTTGGTTATGCATTTATCCACGCGGATTTGGACAATTGATGCTTTACGTCAAAAATAAGTACAACAATCCCTTAATTTACATTACTGAAAATG GTCGTGATGAGTTCAACGATCCAACACTACCACTTGAAGAGGCGCTCTTGGATACTTACAGAATTGATTACTATTATCGTCATCTTTATTATGTTCAAAGTGCAATCAG GGATGGTGTGAATGTGAGAGGATATTTTGCATGGTCGTTGTTGGATAACCATGAATGGGAATCGGGCTTCAGCTTGCGATTTGGCCTCGTCTTTGTAGATTACGAAAACGACTTGAAAAGAATCCCAAAACTCTCGGCGCATTGGTTCAAGCGTTTCCTCGCAAGGTCTAGCCTAGAAAAGTGCTCTCTTTAA